From the genome of Motilibacter peucedani, one region includes:
- a CDS encoding glycosyltransferase: MIVLPDTDAARLPLVFVTVGSDYHPFSRLISWVDGWMADGGSQRARCIMQYGTAPAPAHAEGEAFMGHDLVLSLMRSSTAIVAQGGPMTLIESRRQGRLPIAVPRTASLGEVVDDHQHAFCAHLHAQGHAVLATDEESVRRLLDEAVAAPAKFRVDVTAEGQQVDEAVERFASIAQRLLDERRASAQVPRRRLPLTRLRRSGVGARS, encoded by the coding sequence GTGATCGTCCTTCCCGACACCGACGCAGCCCGTCTGCCGCTGGTCTTCGTGACCGTCGGCTCCGACTACCACCCCTTCTCCCGGCTGATCTCCTGGGTCGACGGGTGGATGGCCGACGGTGGCTCGCAGCGCGCCCGCTGCATCATGCAGTACGGCACTGCGCCTGCCCCGGCCCACGCCGAGGGCGAGGCCTTCATGGGCCACGACCTCGTGCTCAGCCTGATGCGCAGCTCCACCGCGATCGTCGCCCAGGGCGGCCCGATGACCCTCATCGAGTCGCGCCGGCAGGGCCGGCTCCCCATCGCCGTGCCGCGCACCGCCTCGCTCGGCGAGGTCGTCGACGACCACCAGCACGCCTTCTGCGCCCACCTCCACGCGCAGGGCCACGCGGTCCTGGCCACCGACGAGGAGTCGGTGCGCCGCCTGCTCGACGAGGCCGTCGCCGCCCCCGCGAAGTTCCGGGTCGACGTCACGGCCGAGGGCCAGCAGGTCGACGAGGCGGTCGAGCGCTTCGCCTCCATCGCCCAGCGCCTGCTCGACGAGCGCCGCGCCTCGGCCCAGGTGCCGCGCCGGCGCCTGCCCCTCACGCGCCTCCGACGCAGCGGCGTCGGCGCGCGCAGCTAG
- a CDS encoding glycosyltransferase family protein produces MTQMMFRPETDTRPQVVSTITIPEQADAAHHVDVTVSEPEQPADHAGEHLLLVASSGGHLAQLLALRSWWQEFPRTWVTFDTEDARSQLAGEDIVFAKHPTTRNVKNLLRNSVIAAKLMRDVRPTMIVSTGAAVAFPFFLYAKGMHVPTVYLEVFDRVDSRTLTGRLCRPLASEFLVQWEQQRALYKGSRVIGTLL; encoded by the coding sequence ATGACGCAGATGATGTTCCGTCCGGAGACCGACACCCGGCCGCAGGTCGTCAGCACCATCACGATCCCGGAGCAGGCCGACGCCGCTCACCACGTCGACGTCACGGTCTCCGAGCCCGAGCAGCCCGCCGACCACGCCGGCGAGCACCTCCTGCTGGTCGCCTCGAGCGGCGGGCACCTCGCCCAGCTGCTGGCGCTGCGCTCGTGGTGGCAGGAGTTCCCGCGCACGTGGGTCACCTTCGACACCGAGGACGCGCGCTCGCAGCTCGCCGGCGAGGACATCGTCTTCGCCAAGCACCCGACCACGCGCAATGTGAAGAACCTGCTGCGCAACTCGGTCATCGCTGCCAAACTCATGCGCGACGTCAGACCGACGATGATCGTCTCCACCGGAGCGGCCGTCGCCTTCCCGTTCTTCCTCTACGCCAAGGGGATGCACGTCCCGACCGTCTACCTCGAGGTCTTCGACCGGGTCGACTCGAGGACCCTGACCGGCCGCCTGTGCCGCCCTCTGGCGAGCGAGTTCCTGGTGCAGTGGGAGCAGCAGCGGGCCCTCTACAAGGGCTCCCGAGTGATTGGCACCCTCCTGTGA
- a CDS encoding acyltransferase family protein, with translation MSILTQSIASSPFDARHPAPLRARRFRPDIQGLRAVAVLLVVLYHAHVPGLRAGYVGVDVFFVVSGFLITGQLVREVEMRGRVHFTEFYTRRVRRLLPPALAAVIVTLLAARLWAPALQVKGIANDAIWTAFYGINYRLAAQGVDYLNADGPVSPLQHFWSLAVEEQFYLVWPVLIGLCALVGARRRGQALFLLLAGTVAASLYLSVTMTPRDPSLSYFSIQTRAWELGVGGLVAVAAHRLARMHVRMASCLSWAGLSVVVVSAFVYSDATVFPGWAAVLPVGGATLLVAAGCGPQAVGAESVLRNRWAQWIGKMSYSWYVWHWPVLVIAPMVVGSQGSFGWARNLEMAAIALWFAAITYYLIEYPTKRTRLRIRAWLTAGGMMSAAAVGCALLMVSSLPVLAGHGAAKTLVTTSDVADSAYAAQVRVSIHLATLMQGAPRNLTPDLVVAGKDYPESSFTQSCQANFTDVAQGPCVFGDVHGHHTLVLFGDSHAEQWEPAFAEAGRREHWRVINWTKSACTPAALSVFSSQLNRQYRECDEWREITINRIIGLKPDLVVMSQSDSVTGKAFTDQRYAQATVTTASRLKSAGLAVHYMLDTMYPQTDVPLCVSKHLSDVRTCGRPNKVNWITPRRSALEAALMAAKVPMTDPKGWQCADDAPVYCPVIIGNILVYRDSSHLTATYSRWLAPMVQGILRQGR, from the coding sequence GTGAGCATCCTCACCCAGTCGATCGCCAGCTCGCCGTTCGACGCCCGTCATCCGGCACCGCTCCGAGCGCGGAGGTTCCGGCCCGACATCCAAGGGCTGCGCGCTGTCGCCGTCCTGCTCGTGGTGCTCTACCACGCCCACGTCCCGGGCCTGCGAGCGGGCTACGTCGGCGTCGACGTCTTCTTCGTCGTCTCCGGGTTCCTCATCACCGGTCAGCTGGTGAGGGAGGTCGAGATGCGCGGGCGAGTCCACTTCACCGAGTTCTACACGCGACGCGTGCGGCGACTGTTGCCGCCTGCGCTCGCCGCGGTGATCGTGACGCTGCTGGCTGCCCGCTTGTGGGCGCCCGCCCTCCAGGTCAAGGGCATTGCGAACGACGCGATCTGGACGGCGTTCTACGGGATCAACTACCGCTTGGCCGCGCAGGGTGTCGACTACCTGAACGCGGACGGACCCGTCTCGCCGCTCCAGCACTTCTGGAGCCTCGCCGTCGAGGAGCAGTTCTACCTGGTGTGGCCTGTGCTCATCGGACTGTGTGCGCTGGTCGGTGCACGCCGCAGAGGTCAGGCGCTGTTCTTGCTGCTCGCCGGAACCGTCGCAGCATCGTTGTACCTGTCGGTCACGATGACGCCTCGGGACCCGAGCCTGTCCTACTTCTCCATCCAGACGCGAGCGTGGGAGCTGGGTGTCGGTGGACTGGTCGCGGTGGCCGCGCACCGCCTCGCCCGGATGCACGTGCGAATGGCGTCGTGCCTGTCCTGGGCGGGGCTGTCAGTCGTCGTCGTCTCTGCGTTCGTCTACAGCGACGCCACAGTCTTCCCGGGCTGGGCAGCCGTGCTCCCGGTCGGGGGTGCCACGCTGCTGGTCGCGGCCGGCTGCGGACCGCAGGCGGTCGGTGCAGAGTCCGTCCTGCGCAACCGGTGGGCTCAGTGGATCGGGAAGATGTCGTACTCCTGGTACGTCTGGCACTGGCCGGTTCTTGTCATCGCTCCGATGGTCGTCGGGAGCCAGGGCAGCTTCGGCTGGGCTCGCAACCTCGAGATGGCCGCCATCGCGCTCTGGTTCGCCGCCATCACCTACTACCTCATCGAGTACCCGACCAAGCGAACGCGACTGCGCATCCGCGCGTGGCTCACTGCCGGCGGCATGATGTCCGCTGCTGCCGTGGGCTGCGCCCTCCTGATGGTGAGCTCGCTGCCCGTCCTCGCCGGTCACGGTGCCGCAAAGACGCTCGTCACCACGAGTGACGTCGCGGACAGCGCCTACGCCGCGCAGGTGAGGGTGAGCATCCATCTCGCAACGCTGATGCAGGGCGCGCCGCGAAATCTCACTCCGGACCTCGTCGTAGCCGGCAAGGACTACCCCGAGAGCTCCTTCACCCAGTCCTGCCAAGCGAACTTCACGGACGTCGCTCAGGGTCCCTGCGTCTTCGGTGACGTGCATGGTCATCACACCCTGGTGCTCTTCGGTGACTCGCACGCCGAGCAGTGGGAGCCCGCCTTCGCGGAAGCCGGAAGGCGGGAGCATTGGCGGGTCATCAACTGGACCAAGAGTGCGTGTACGCCCGCGGCCCTGTCCGTCTTCAGCAGCCAGCTCAACCGCCAATACCGCGAGTGCGATGAGTGGCGGGAGATCACGATCAACCGGATCATCGGTCTGAAGCCGGATCTTGTCGTCATGAGCCAGTCCGACAGCGTCACGGGAAAGGCGTTCACGGATCAGCGCTATGCGCAGGCGACGGTCACCACTGCGTCTCGGCTGAAGAGCGCCGGTCTCGCCGTTCACTACATGTTGGACACGATGTATCCCCAGACAGACGTCCCGCTGTGCGTCTCCAAGCACCTGTCGGACGTCCGGACGTGCGGCCGCCCGAACAAGGTCAATTGGATCACTCCTCGCCGGTCGGCCCTCGAGGCGGCACTCATGGCGGCCAAGGTGCCGATGACCGACCCCAAGGGCTGGCAGTGCGCTGACGACGCCCCGGTCTACTGCCCGGTCATCATCGGCAACATCCTCGTCTACCGGGACTCCAGCCACCTAACGGCGACGTACAGCCGTTGGTTGGCGCCGATGGTGCAAGGGATCCTGCGGCAGGGCCGCTAG
- a CDS encoding NYN domain-containing protein: MTVDLQDSDPGLDLLVWDAPNIDMTLSQVIGTRPGPESRPRFDAVGRWLVRSAGESDVEACVFANVPPQNAVNMRGWVETLRAFGFAVFAKPKLQPADDVDDAMLDHIWLRAGERQLRRVVVASGDGRNFRAPLDELSDQGVEVVVLSFAEIAGYAQESDKIQFIDLEDVPGVFVTPLNRTRLDALPPEGAWLVPTGSLRDL; this comes from the coding sequence ATGACCGTCGACCTGCAGGACAGCGACCCCGGCCTCGACCTGCTCGTCTGGGACGCGCCGAACATCGACATGACGCTGTCCCAGGTCATCGGCACACGCCCGGGGCCGGAGTCGCGCCCCCGCTTCGACGCGGTCGGCCGCTGGCTGGTGCGCAGCGCGGGCGAGTCCGACGTCGAGGCGTGCGTCTTCGCCAACGTGCCGCCGCAGAACGCCGTCAACATGCGTGGCTGGGTCGAGACGCTCCGCGCCTTCGGCTTCGCGGTCTTCGCCAAGCCCAAGCTCCAGCCGGCCGACGACGTCGACGACGCGATGCTCGACCACATCTGGCTCCGCGCCGGCGAGCGCCAGCTGCGTCGCGTGGTTGTAGCCAGCGGCGACGGGCGCAACTTCCGGGCACCGCTCGACGAGCTCTCCGACCAGGGCGTCGAGGTCGTCGTCCTCTCCTTCGCCGAGATCGCGGGCTACGCCCAGGAGAGCGACAAGATCCAGTTCATCGACCTCGAGGACGTGCCAGGGGTCTTCGTGACCCCGCTCAACCGCACGCGCCTCGACGCGCTGCCGCCCGAGGGCGCGTGGCTGGTGCCGACGGGGTCGCTGCGCGACCTCTAG
- a CDS encoding Ig-like domain-containing protein: MRISRSVATLAVTGLLGTGLAVLPVQSASAVQNGTVPGTAASTWQTNGVVRAITAANGIVYIGGDFTAVRPPGAAAGAASEVARNHFAAFNASTGALITTINHNVSAPIYSLSTSSNGATVYMGGDFTTVDGAARNRVAAFNASTNALTSWAPNVNARVNGIVATASTVYVSGAFSKVGSVAVTRVAAINAANNNLLAGFSASADASVYAIALSKPGDKLYLAGGFTSVNGDSSYHSAAVVDASTGSLLPLPARSVIPPKTASCTSEMKVVKTDADSVYFGAEGTGGGCFDGTFAANISDGSLKWQSQCLGATQGLTVVNGLVYTGSHSHDCTADQGFDPDAFPEVGWSKGLARHLLARSAANGKVSSWYPNTDGGPGGVGLGPRVLETDGSQVFVGGEFTNVNGQAQQGFTRFSPTASADAAPARPAAPAAVARPNGAIAVSVQAPLDTDDTDLTVRIYRDGGTTPIASVPVHSLFWRDPVVSIVDSAVAVGTSHTYTADAIETNGTVAGAKSSASNRVTAVQALSSYASAVNGDSPTLFWRLGQTGGSAAADSSGNGVGGIYAGGVTYNQPGQTSDGDTGIQTDGINGLVSSSEAVAGPSTFSIEAWIKTTTTTGGKIIGFGNRQGGYDFSGNPAVSGSYDKQLYMANDGRVLFGVYNGNTTTLASSAAYNDGQWHHLVGTQDSGGMALWADGVRLGRNSVTTNQSYTGYWRVGGDSLGSWPSQPSSNFFAGSIDDVAVYGGALTRTQVLNHYTASGRSVAPGSTPQDTYGKAVVADDPQSYWRLDDAAATTAADSADGTAPGAYAGGVTTGAAGALGTTGKAATFDGVNGNVASASQVGGPSKYAVELWFNTTTTRGGKLIGFGNSKTGNSGNYDKHVYMLNNGRLSFGVYNGGFDIITSTAAYNDGAWHHVVAMQGPSGMAMYVDDRLVGTNPTVGNQSYNGYWRVGGDNLGAWPNRPASDYFAGTIDEVAVYGGPLSATQVDAHYSASGRQGPDTTAPVTAITSPADGASLLAGDVAVTATATDAGGVASVDLQVDGTTVTTRTTAPYTFTWNATAGTHVLTTVARDASGNVGSSAPVNVTVTVPDTTAPSVAITSPAGGASVYGATTVQTTATDNVAIASVDLKVDGTTVATTSTTPYSFMWDASSVSVGSHTLVAVARDTSGNVTSSAPVSVTVVLPPDTTAPSAPSGLSATAATDHVTLTWTAATDDRGVGSYRVVRDGVVLPDVVSGTTFTDTAVATSTTYHYSVQAVDTSGNIGPDSNVVTVRTPDTTNPVVSIGSPTIDDQVYGPTPVVVNATDDTGIASVSVKVDGSSLGTDTTAPYEFTWNATVAGNHTLVATATDTSGNSATSEPIVVTVVVPPDTTAPTAPTALHTTATTVDHVDLAWTASTDNVGVTGYEVLRDGAVVGTSAGTTYTDSTVSSSSNYSYSVRARDAANNVSVESAALAVTTPDVTVPTVAITSPAAGDTVSGATTVTVTAGDDVSLASVKLTVDGAAVATLTSAPFTFTWNATGSGQRTLVAVATDAAGNTASSDPVTVSVVAPADTTAPSVPTGLHTTAVAKDHVDLAWTASTDNVGVTGYEVLRDSTVLATVTGTSWSDTGVTPSTAYTYTVRALDAAGNRSTASGSVTVTTPAATTTLFNDPWTGADGAPWASAWTTSSSSGSVTTQGGAGVLAPNDASGAYARAQLTGVSAKADTDTVFSYKWSATGASQYVDIYVRGTGGWQNGYRPRNGYGLELSSSSGTVALFKNVNGTNSTIRTVSSAQKLVTTKQWVRIKVSGSTIQWHIWSDGTTEPTAWNTDTDTSVTAAGQLFLAANRGSSNTGAKSVAIDDLTITDLTP, from the coding sequence ATGCGGATATCGCGAAGTGTCGCGACGCTCGCGGTCACCGGGTTGTTGGGTACGGGTCTCGCCGTCCTCCCGGTGCAGTCGGCGTCCGCGGTCCAGAACGGCACCGTGCCCGGCACGGCCGCCAGCACCTGGCAGACCAACGGTGTCGTGCGCGCCATCACGGCCGCCAACGGCATCGTCTACATCGGCGGCGACTTCACCGCCGTGCGCCCGCCCGGCGCGGCCGCCGGAGCTGCGAGCGAGGTGGCGCGCAACCACTTCGCGGCCTTCAACGCCTCGACCGGTGCGCTGATCACCACCATCAACCACAACGTCTCGGCCCCGATCTACTCGCTCTCGACGAGCTCCAACGGCGCGACCGTCTACATGGGTGGCGACTTCACCACCGTCGACGGCGCCGCGCGCAACCGCGTGGCCGCGTTCAACGCGAGCACGAACGCGCTGACCTCGTGGGCCCCCAACGTCAACGCCCGCGTCAACGGAATCGTCGCCACAGCGAGCACCGTCTACGTCTCCGGTGCCTTCTCGAAGGTTGGCAGCGTCGCGGTCACCCGCGTCGCGGCCATCAACGCGGCCAACAACAACCTGCTCGCCGGCTTCTCGGCCAGCGCTGACGCGAGCGTCTACGCGATCGCGCTCTCGAAGCCGGGCGACAAGCTCTACCTCGCCGGCGGCTTCACCAGCGTCAACGGCGACAGCAGCTACCACTCGGCAGCAGTCGTCGACGCCTCCACCGGGTCACTGCTCCCCCTGCCGGCCCGCTCGGTCATCCCGCCGAAGACCGCTTCGTGCACCAGCGAGATGAAGGTGGTCAAGACCGACGCCGACAGCGTCTACTTCGGCGCTGAAGGCACCGGCGGCGGCTGCTTCGACGGCACCTTCGCCGCCAACATCAGCGACGGCTCGCTCAAGTGGCAGAGCCAGTGCCTCGGTGCGACGCAGGGCCTGACGGTCGTCAACGGCCTCGTCTACACCGGCTCGCACTCGCACGACTGCACCGCGGACCAGGGCTTCGACCCCGACGCCTTCCCGGAGGTCGGCTGGAGCAAGGGCCTGGCCCGCCACCTGCTCGCGCGCAGCGCCGCAAACGGCAAGGTGTCGTCGTGGTACCCGAACACCGACGGTGGACCGGGGGGTGTCGGCCTCGGGCCGCGCGTCCTCGAGACCGACGGCAGCCAAGTCTTCGTCGGTGGCGAGTTCACCAACGTGAACGGTCAGGCGCAGCAGGGCTTCACGCGCTTCTCGCCCACGGCGAGTGCCGACGCAGCGCCGGCACGTCCTGCAGCGCCTGCGGCTGTCGCTCGCCCGAACGGCGCCATCGCGGTCTCGGTGCAAGCTCCCCTCGACACGGACGACACGGACCTCACCGTGCGCATCTACCGCGACGGTGGCACCACGCCGATCGCCAGCGTCCCCGTGCACTCGCTGTTCTGGCGCGACCCGGTCGTCAGCATCGTCGACAGCGCAGTCGCCGTCGGCACCAGCCACACCTACACCGCTGACGCGATCGAGACCAACGGCACCGTCGCAGGCGCCAAGTCCAGCGCGTCGAACCGCGTCACCGCCGTGCAGGCCCTCAGCAGCTACGCCAGTGCGGTCAACGGCGACAGCCCGACGCTGTTCTGGCGTCTCGGCCAGACCGGCGGGTCCGCCGCGGCCGACAGCTCCGGCAACGGCGTCGGCGGCATCTACGCCGGCGGCGTCACCTACAACCAGCCCGGACAGACCAGCGATGGTGACACCGGCATCCAGACCGACGGCATCAACGGACTCGTCTCGTCCTCCGAGGCCGTCGCCGGTCCGTCGACCTTCAGCATCGAGGCGTGGATCAAGACCACCACGACCACAGGCGGCAAGATCATCGGCTTCGGCAACCGTCAGGGTGGCTACGACTTCAGCGGCAACCCCGCAGTCAGCGGCAGCTACGACAAGCAGCTCTACATGGCCAACGACGGCCGCGTGCTCTTCGGCGTCTACAACGGCAACACGACCACGCTGGCCTCGAGCGCCGCCTACAACGACGGCCAGTGGCACCACCTCGTCGGCACGCAGGACTCCGGCGGCATGGCGCTCTGGGCCGATGGAGTGCGCCTCGGCCGCAACAGCGTCACCACCAACCAGAGCTACACCGGCTACTGGCGCGTCGGCGGCGACAGCCTGGGCAGCTGGCCGAGCCAGCCGTCCAGCAACTTCTTCGCCGGCTCGATCGACGACGTCGCGGTCTACGGCGGTGCGCTGACCCGCACCCAGGTCCTCAACCACTACACCGCGTCGGGCCGCTCGGTCGCTCCGGGCAGCACCCCGCAGGACACCTACGGCAAGGCGGTCGTCGCTGACGACCCGCAGTCGTACTGGCGCCTCGACGACGCTGCAGCCACCACCGCCGCCGACAGCGCGGACGGCACGGCTCCTGGCGCGTACGCCGGTGGCGTGACGACGGGTGCCGCCGGCGCCCTCGGGACGACCGGAAAGGCCGCCACCTTCGACGGTGTCAACGGCAACGTCGCGTCGGCCAGCCAGGTCGGCGGCCCGAGCAAGTACGCCGTCGAGCTGTGGTTCAACACCACCACCACCCGTGGCGGCAAGCTGATCGGCTTCGGCAACTCGAAGACCGGCAACAGCGGCAACTACGACAAGCACGTCTACATGCTCAACAACGGGCGTCTCTCCTTCGGCGTCTACAACGGCGGGTTCGACATCATCACCTCGACCGCCGCCTACAACGACGGTGCGTGGCACCACGTGGTCGCCATGCAGGGCCCGTCGGGCATGGCGATGTACGTGGACGACCGTCTCGTCGGCACCAACCCGACGGTCGGCAACCAGAGCTACAACGGCTACTGGCGAGTCGGCGGCGACAACCTCGGCGCGTGGCCCAACCGCCCCGCGAGCGACTACTTCGCCGGCACCATCGACGAGGTCGCCGTCTACGGCGGTCCGCTCAGCGCCACGCAGGTCGACGCGCACTACTCCGCGTCCGGCCGCCAGGGACCCGACACCACCGCCCCCGTCACGGCGATCACCTCGCCGGCCGACGGTGCGAGCCTGCTCGCCGGTGACGTCGCGGTGACCGCCACGGCGACCGACGCCGGCGGCGTCGCCTCCGTCGACCTCCAGGTCGACGGCACGACGGTCACCACCCGCACCACCGCGCCCTACACGTTCACCTGGAACGCCACGGCCGGCACCCACGTGCTGACCACGGTCGCCCGTGACGCGTCCGGCAACGTCGGCTCCTCCGCGCCGGTGAACGTCACCGTTACGGTGCCCGACACCACGGCTCCCTCGGTGGCGATCACCTCGCCGGCGGGCGGCGCCAGCGTCTACGGCGCCACCACGGTGCAGACGACCGCCACCGACAACGTCGCGATCGCGTCGGTCGACCTCAAGGTCGACGGCACCACGGTCGCCACGACGAGCACCACGCCCTACAGCTTCATGTGGGACGCGAGCAGCGTGAGCGTCGGCAGCCACACCCTGGTCGCCGTCGCCCGCGACACCTCGGGCAACGTGACCAGCTCGGCCCCGGTCTCGGTCACGGTGGTCCTGCCGCCGGACACCACCGCGCCGAGCGCTCCCTCCGGCCTGTCGGCCACCGCGGCCACCGACCACGTGACCCTCACGTGGACGGCTGCCACGGACGACCGCGGCGTCGGCAGCTATCGCGTCGTCCGCGACGGCGTGGTCCTCCCGGACGTCGTGAGCGGCACCACCTTCACCGACACGGCGGTCGCCACCTCGACGACCTACCACTACTCGGTGCAGGCGGTCGACACCTCGGGCAACATCGGCCCCGACAGCAACGTCGTGACCGTGCGGACCCCCGACACGACCAACCCCGTCGTCTCGATCGGCTCGCCGACCATCGACGACCAGGTCTACGGCCCGACGCCGGTCGTGGTGAACGCCACGGACGACACCGGGATCGCCTCGGTGAGCGTCAAGGTCGACGGCAGCTCGCTCGGCACGGACACCACCGCGCCGTACGAGTTCACCTGGAACGCGACGGTCGCCGGCAACCACACGCTGGTCGCCACGGCCACCGACACCTCGGGCAACTCGGCGACCTCCGAGCCGATTGTCGTCACGGTCGTCGTCCCGCCGGACACCACCGCCCCGACCGCGCCCACGGCGCTCCACACCACGGCGACCACCGTGGACCACGTCGACCTGGCGTGGACCGCCTCGACCGACAACGTCGGCGTGACGGGCTACGAGGTCCTGCGTGACGGCGCGGTGGTCGGCACCAGCGCCGGCACCACCTACACCGACAGCACGGTCAGCTCGTCGTCGAACTACTCGTACTCGGTGCGGGCACGTGACGCGGCGAACAACGTCAGCGTCGAGAGCGCGGCCCTGGCCGTGACCACTCCCGACGTGACCGTGCCGACCGTGGCCATCACCTCGCCGGCGGCGGGCGACACCGTCTCCGGTGCGACCACCGTCACGGTGACCGCGGGCGACGACGTGTCGCTGGCCTCGGTCAAGCTCACGGTCGACGGCGCTGCGGTGGCCACCCTCACCTCCGCGCCCTTCACGTTCACCTGGAACGCGACGGGCTCGGGCCAACGCACACTGGTCGCAGTCGCCACCGACGCCGCGGGCAACACCGCGTCGTCCGACCCGGTCACGGTCAGCGTCGTGGCGCCGGCCGACACCACTGCCCCGAGCGTGCCGACCGGTCTGCACACGACGGCCGTCGCCAAGGACCACGTCGACCTGGCGTGGACGGCGTCGACCGACAACGTCGGCGTCACCGGCTACGAGGTGCTGCGCGACAGCACGGTCCTCGCCACGGTGACGGGCACCAGCTGGAGCGACACCGGCGTCACCCCGTCCACCGCCTACACCTACACGGTGCGGGCCCTGGACGCCGCCGGCAACCGGAGCACGGCGAGCGGCTCGGTCACCGTGACCACGCCGGCAGCGACCACCACGCTGTTCAACGACCCGTGGACCGGCGCCGACGGGGCTCCGTGGGCGAGCGCCTGGACGACCAGCAGCAGCAGCGGCTCGGTCACCACCCAGGGGGGTGCGGGAGTCCTCGCGCCGAACGACGCGTCGGGTGCCTACGCCCGGGCGCAGCTCACCGGCGTGAGCGCTAAGGCCGACACCGACACGGTGTTCTCCTACAAGTGGTCGGCCACCGGGGCCTCGCAGTACGTCGACATCTACGTCCGTGGCACGGGTGGCTGGCAGAACGGCTACCGCCCGCGCAACGGCTACGGGCTGGAGCTCTCCTCCTCGTCGGGCACCGTGGCGCTGTTCAAGAACGTCAACGGCACCAACTCGACGATCCGCACGGTCTCGAGCGCGCAGAAGCTCGTCACGACCAAGCAGTGGGTGCGCATCAAGGTCAGCGGTTCCACGATCCAGTGGCACATCTGGTCCGACGGCACCACGGAGCCCACTGCCTGGAACACCGACACCGACACGTCGGTGACGGCGGCCGGCCAGCTGTTCCTGGCCGCGAACCGAGGCTCGAGCAACACGGGCGCCAAGAGCGTCGCGATCGACGACCTCACGATCACGGACCTCACCCCCTGA
- a CDS encoding glycosyltransferase, translated as MPSASPFETHMPAPPTAAEQYSYFTKHVRWPFVWLFVAQLGIIYGYVMVMRKSPDMWLGFVLLTFMVPPVFVNLWLRVRRPRSSLRDHQTLVAAWRRDTAALPSVDVFIPVCGEDDEVLHNTFTHVRRLSYEGRLSVYVLDDADLLRTRLVAEAHGFHYVVRSNRGEWKKAGNLIHAFDNTDSEFVVVFDADFSPRADFLYETLPYMQDPRIGVVQTAQYFDARGVNDMSRYAGALQELFFRWIQPARDTYEAAIVAGTNLVYRREAVVAAGGFAQVPLGEDVHSGVKLWVANYRTRYVPLVLAKGLAPDNWEALTNQQYRWCRSSMLLMISRFFSDAPFSLKQRLCFWAAFLYYMASAALVMTSVLPTLAMIWFFPDQVHWWNYLPMVPAFVSTFVVFPRLAKGWDMRIYRVCMVNSFCHLLAVVDALRDKIAAWVPTGAARVSPKKGMSTPRKVALMARTWFAATSVLLWAGIGRAVLNGYPWTYFPAIALGLIQAYMLAPFLYSLDLPRVRDVVVTLPEQRRVIDLTHATIREPQS; from the coding sequence GTGCCTTCGGCGAGCCCTTTTGAGACCCATATGCCTGCGCCACCCACAGCGGCAGAGCAGTACAGTTATTTCACCAAGCACGTTCGCTGGCCCTTCGTATGGCTCTTCGTTGCGCAGTTGGGAATCATCTACGGCTACGTGATGGTCATGAGGAAGAGCCCTGACATGTGGCTAGGATTCGTGCTGCTGACATTCATGGTGCCGCCGGTCTTCGTCAACCTGTGGCTCCGAGTACGGCGGCCTCGCTCGTCGCTCCGGGATCACCAGACACTCGTCGCAGCATGGCGGCGCGACACTGCGGCGCTGCCGTCTGTCGACGTCTTCATCCCAGTGTGCGGTGAGGACGACGAAGTGCTGCACAACACGTTCACGCACGTGCGCCGACTCTCCTACGAAGGGCGGCTGTCGGTCTACGTCCTCGATGACGCGGACCTGCTCAGGACCCGGCTAGTGGCGGAGGCGCATGGCTTCCACTACGTCGTGCGCAGCAACCGCGGCGAGTGGAAGAAGGCGGGAAACCTCATCCACGCCTTTGACAACACGGACAGCGAGTTCGTCGTCGTCTTCGACGCGGACTTCTCACCGCGAGCGGACTTCCTCTACGAGACGCTCCCCTACATGCAGGACCCGCGCATCGGCGTCGTGCAGACCGCGCAGTACTTCGACGCACGGGGCGTCAACGACATGAGCCGGTACGCCGGCGCCCTGCAGGAGCTCTTCTTCAGGTGGATCCAGCCGGCTCGCGACACCTACGAGGCCGCGATCGTGGCTGGCACCAATCTCGTGTACCGGCGCGAAGCCGTCGTCGCCGCGGGCGGGTTCGCCCAGGTCCCTCTGGGTGAGGACGTCCACTCGGGCGTCAAGCTCTGGGTGGCGAACTACCGCACCAGGTACGTGCCGCTCGTCTTGGCCAAAGGCCTTGCGCCGGACAACTGGGAGGCACTGACCAACCAGCAGTACCGCTGGTGCAGGTCGTCCATGCTGCTGATGATCAGTCGCTTCTTCTCCGATGCCCCGTTCTCGCTGAAGCAGCGGCTGTGCTTCTGGGCGGCATTCTTGTACTACATGGCTTCGGCCGCTCTGGTCATGACCTCGGTGCTTCCCACTCTCGCGATGATCTGGTTCTTCCCCGACCAGGTGCACTGGTGGAACTACCTTCCCATGGTTCCCGCATTCGTCAGCACGTTCGTGGTGTTTCCGCGGCTGGCCAAGGGCTGGGACATGAGGATCTACAGGGTCTGCATGGTGAACAGCTTCTGTCACTTGCTCGCTGTCGTCGACGCACTCCGCGACAAGATTGCGGCCTGGGTTCCGACCGGGGCTGCTCGAGTCAGCCCCAAGAAAGGCATGTCGACGCCGCGGAAGGTCGCGCTGATGGCACGGACGTGGTTCGCCGCCACCTCGGTGCTCCTCTGGGCCGGGATCGGCCGTGCGGTTCTCAACGGCTACCCGTGGACGTACTTCCCGGCTATCGCACTCGGGCTGATCCAGGCCTACATGCTCGCCCCGTTCCTGTACTCGCTCGACCTGCCTCGCGTACGCGATGTCGTCGTCACCCTGCCCGAGCAGCGCCGCGTCATCGACCTGACGCACGCCACCATCCGGGAGCCGCAGTCGTGA